From a region of the Phaseolus vulgaris cultivar G19833 chromosome 6, P. vulgaris v2.0, whole genome shotgun sequence genome:
- the LOC137832464 gene encoding uncharacterized protein isoform X1 has translation MDAEEVFNLFDSCWFGHQTSKEHTSSSTPTNSHENSDHQIKEEPSEPMLLRLQSTHSRSMSDQLSSMTCFKDDSLSPDSVFSPKLQTILSGKDVTDSEAQVQHEVLPKKRERKKKRQSKSLSDLESEELKGFMDLGFVFSEEDKDSSLASIIPGLQRLGKSDEEEEDSDGSAVQRPYLSEAWKVQEKSKKKNSLVNWKIPALNNEIDIKDSLRWWAHTVASTVR, from the coding sequence ATGGATGCAGAAGAAGTCTTCAACCTCTTTGATTCATGCTGGTTTGGGCATCAAACTTCGAAGGAACACACAAGTTCATCAACACCAACAAATTCTCATGAAAATTCAGATCATCAAATAAAAGAAGAACCATCAGAACCAATGCTTTTACGCTTACAAAGCACTCACAGCAGGTCCATGAGCGACCAGTTGAGTTCCATGACATGTTTCAAGGATGATTCTCTTTCCCCAGATTCAGTTTTCTCACCAAAGCTCCAAACCATTCTCTCAGGAAAAGATGTCACAGACTCAGAAGCACAGGTGCAGCATGAAGTGTTGCCTAAGAAGAgggaaaggaagaagaaaaggcaaagCAAGAGTTTGTCAGACCTTGAATCTGAGGAGTTAAAAGGGTTCATGGATCTGGGGTTTGTTTTCTCAGAGGAAGACAAGGACTCAAGTCTGGCTTCAATCATTCCTGGCTTGCAAAGGTTAGGGAAGAGTgatgaggaagaagaggatTCTGATGGGTCTGCAGTCCAAAGACCTTACCTCTCAGAAGCATGGAAGGTTCAagaaaaaagtaagaaaaagaaCTCTCTCGTGAATTGGAAAATTCCTGCTCTGAACAATGAAATTGACATAAAAGATAGTCTCAGGTGGTGGGCTCATACTGTTGCTTCCACAGTTAGATGA
- the LOC137832464 gene encoding uncharacterized protein isoform X3 → MDAEEVFNLFDSCWFGHQTSKEHTSSSTPTNSHENSDHQIKEEPSEPMLLRLQSTHSRSMSDQLSSMTCFKDDSLSPDSVFSPKLQTILSGKDVTDSEAQVQHEVLPKKRERKKKRQSKSLSDLESEELKGFMDLGFVFSEEDKDSSLASIIPGLQRLGKSDEEEEDSDGSAVQRPYLSEAWKVQEKTF, encoded by the exons ATGGATGCAGAAGAAGTCTTCAACCTCTTTGATTCATGCTGGTTTGGGCATCAAACTTCGAAGGAACACACAAGTTCATCAACACCAACAAATTCTCATGAAAATTCAGATCATCAAATAAAAGAAGAACCATCAGAACCAATGCTTTTACGCTTACAAAGCACTCACAGCAGGTCCATGAGCGACCAGTTGAGTTCCATGACATGTTTCAAGGATGATTCTCTTTCCCCAGATTCAGTTTTCTCACCAAAGCTCCAAACCATTCTCTCAGGAAAAGATGTCACAGACTCAGAAGCACAGGTGCAGCATGAAGTGTTGCCTAAGAAGAgggaaaggaagaagaaaaggcaaagCAAGAGTTTGTCAGACCTTGAATCTGAGGAGTTAAAAGGGTTCATGGATCTGGGGTTTGTTTTCTCAGAGGAAGACAAGGACTCAAGTCTGGCTTCAATCATTCCTGGCTTGCAAAGGTTAGGGAAGAGTgatgaggaagaagaggatTCTGATGGGTCTGCAGTCCAAAGACCTTACCTCTCAGAAGCATGGAAGGTTCAagaaaaaa CTTTTTGA
- the LOC137832464 gene encoding uncharacterized protein isoform X2: protein MDAEEVFNLFDSCWFGHQTSKEHTSSSTPTNSHENSDHQIKEEPSEPMLLRLQSTHSRSMSDQLSSMTCFKDDSLSPDSVFSPKLQTILSGKDVTDSEAQVQHEVLPKKRERKKKRQSKSLSDLESEELKGFMDLGFVFSEEDKDSSLASIIPGLQRLGKSDEEEEDSDGSAVQRPYLSEAWKVQEKRISGIPHCNFRPKEGKCISAFKIIVGHRQLLLE from the exons ATGGATGCAGAAGAAGTCTTCAACCTCTTTGATTCATGCTGGTTTGGGCATCAAACTTCGAAGGAACACACAAGTTCATCAACACCAACAAATTCTCATGAAAATTCAGATCATCAAATAAAAGAAGAACCATCAGAACCAATGCTTTTACGCTTACAAAGCACTCACAGCAGGTCCATGAGCGACCAGTTGAGTTCCATGACATGTTTCAAGGATGATTCTCTTTCCCCAGATTCAGTTTTCTCACCAAAGCTCCAAACCATTCTCTCAGGAAAAGATGTCACAGACTCAGAAGCACAGGTGCAGCATGAAGTGTTGCCTAAGAAGAgggaaaggaagaagaaaaggcaaagCAAGAGTTTGTCAGACCTTGAATCTGAGGAGTTAAAAGGGTTCATGGATCTGGGGTTTGTTTTCTCAGAGGAAGACAAGGACTCAAGTCTGGCTTCAATCATTCCTGGCTTGCAAAGGTTAGGGAAGAGTgatgaggaagaagaggatTCTGATGGGTCTGCAGTCCAAAGACCTTACCTCTCAGAAGCATGGAAGGTTCAagaaaaaa GAATTTCTGGAATTCCACATTGTAATTTCAGACCAAAGGAGGGGAAATGCATCTCAGCTTTTAAGATCATTGTAGGTCACAGACAACTTCTGTTGGAGTAG
- the LOC137832465 gene encoding pentatricopeptide repeat-containing protein At3g62470, mitochondrial-like, with amino-acid sequence MTLSLGHTARTSSNVLPLTLFLRQLTQFPLPHQHGPCCVFSATELCSFHRRRPPQRGGEQVRLPCGSSLSLSRLLRASPNCTFHHSRCQIPFLLPHPSPLLAFQKKLLIPHLGYFSALPLSPFHHENPFLNNRMTFASDADSGVEEDCDCRGVSGESCADPDEVDRVCKVIDELFALDRNMEAVLDECGVQLSHDLVVEVLQRFKHARKPAFRFFCWAGKRPGFVHDSRTYNRMLSVLGRTRQFETMVALLEEMGQKGLLTMETFSIAIKAFAEAKQRKKAVGIFDLMKKHRFKVGVDMINFLLESLGAAKLGKEAEALFEKLRDRFTPNLQTYTILLSGWCRLKNLLEAGKVWNEMIDGGFKPDIVAHNVMLEGLLKCKKKSDAIKLFEIMKAKGPSPNVRSYTIIIQDFCKQKMTGEAIEYFDDMVDRGCQPDVALYTCLITGFGRQKKMDTVYNLLKEMRERGCSPDGRTYNALIKLMTSQHMPDDAVRIYKKMIQSGIEPTIHSYNMIMKSYFMTKNYEMGQVIWDEMHQKGCCPDDNSYAVFIGGLIRQDRSGDACRYLEEMLGKGMKAPQLDYNKFASDISKTGNTVILEELARKMNCVGKFEVSNVLASWVDTMKKNAKRREPTKSASQFI; translated from the coding sequence ATGACTCTTTCTCTAGGCCACACAGCGagaacctcctccaacgttctACCTTTAACATTGTTCCTGCGACAACTCACACAATTTCCATTGCCACATCAACATGGCCCGTGCTGCGTCTTCTCCGCCACCGAGCTTTGCTCTTTCCATCGGAGACGACCACCGCAAAGAGGAGGAGAGCAAGTGCGCCTACCTTGTGGTAGCTCTCTGTCCTTGTCTCGTTTGCTTCGTGCTTCTCCTAATTGCACTTTCCATCATTCTCGTTGTCAAATTCCATTTCTTTTGCCACACCCCTCTCCACTCCTTGCTTTTCAAAAAAAGCTGCTGATTCCCCATCTGGGGTATTTTTCCGCTTTACCCCTTTCCCCTTTTCATCATGAAAATCCGTTTTTGAACAATCGTATGACATTTGCTAGTGATGCTGATTCTGGGGTTGAGGAAGATTGTGATTGTAGAGGTGTTAGTGGTGAATCTTGTGCAGATCCTGATGAGGTTGATAGGGTATGCAAGGTGATTGATGAATTGTTTGCGTTAGATAGGAACATGGAGGCGGTTCTTGATGAATGTGGGGTTCAATTGTCGCATGATTTGGTTGTGGAGGTGCTGCAAAGGTTTAAGCATGCTAGGAAGCCGGCTTTTCGGTTCTTTTGTTGGGCGGGTAAAAGGCCTGGATTTGTTCATGATTCCAGAACTTATAACCGCATGCTGAGTGTTCTTGGGAGGACTAGACAGTTTGAGACTATGGTGGCATTGCTTGAGGAAATGGGTCAGAAGGGTCTTTTGACAATGGAGACTTTCTCCATTGCTATCAAAGCCTTTGCTGAAGCAAAGCAAAGGAAGAAGGCTGTGGGGATCTTCGATCTGATGAAGAAGCATAGGTTTAAAGTGGGTGTTGATATGATTAATTTCTTGCTTGAAAGTCTTGGCGCTGCAAAACTCGGTAAAGAAGCGGAAGCCCTTTTTGAGAAATTGAGAGATAGATTTACACCCAATTTGCAAACTTACACCATACTTCTCAGTGGTTGGTGCAGGTTGAAAAACTTGCTGGAAGCAGGGAAGGTGTGGAATGAGATGATTGATGGGGGATTTAAGCCGGATATTGTTGCACACAATGTTATGCTTGAAGGGTTGTTGAAGTGTAAGAAGAAGTCTGATGCCATCAAGCTATTTGAAATCATGAAGGCCAAAGGTCCTTCACCAAATGTTCGGAGTTATACAATTATCATACAGGACTTCTGCAAACAAAAGATGACGGGAGAAGCGATAGAATATTTTGATGATATGGTAGATCGAGGGTGCCAACCTGATGTTGCACTTTACACGTGCTTGATCACTGGGTTTGGGAGGCAGAAGAAAATGGACACGGTATACAATCTACTGAAGGAAATGAGGGAAAGAGGTTGTTCACCCGATGGGAGGACCTACAATGCTTTGATAAAACTGATGACTAGCCAGCATATGCCAGATGATGCAGTAAGAATATACAAGAAAATGATTCAAAGTGGCATCGAACCAACCATTCACTCCTACAACATGATAATGAAATCCTATTTTATGACAAAAAATTATGAGATGGGTCAAGTAATTTGGGATGAGATGCATCAGAAGGGGTGCTGTCCTGATGATAATTCCTACGCTGTATTCATTGGTGGGCTTATAAGACAGGACAGGTCTGGTGACGCATGTAGATATTTAGAGGAAATGTTAGGGAAGGGGATGAAAGCTCCTCAACTTGATTATAACAAATTTGCTTCTGATATTTCTAAAACTGGGAATACTGTCATCCTTGAGGAGTTAGCTAGAAAGATGAATTGTGTAGGTAAGTTTGAAGTGTCTAATGTATTAGCTAGTTGGGTTGACACGATGAAGAAAAACGCCAAGAGAAGAGAGCCTACAAAATCTGCTAGTCAGTTTATATGA
- the LOC137832472 gene encoding uncharacterized protein codes for MGAMNDGNRSRKKSSSRGHHRFVGVRQRPSGRWVAEIKDSLQKVRLWLGTFDTAEDAARAYDNAARALRGANARTNFELPEATSGDASKRGDGGGSTFVPDCSEPFSFEDVNEPGEEAEGLLGALKAKLFDGKKGKFHFPFLTNSAASPVVHSGLVSRSTQNICSAEKGLLLPSSPNKTVLSSMNGTGANPLLGVTSTLATSNTCANSVVIPNHDHEGSVARSFRVDTHQLCQTPPDATWFNEVAYELPWPTQFMSQVPDNSSLIASAGTLAWPLSGVTESTIDMACPDQGSSSSNKSGQMMNMVNMQLPLVGDATEGIWTLEQQQFVQCENNSWFSYNGSWDPLLYIPSELA; via the coding sequence ATGGGAGCAATGAATGATGGAAACCGCAGCAGAAAGAAGTCATCATCAAGAGGGCACCACAGGTTTGTGGGGGTTCGACAAAGGCCATCAGGGAGATGGGTGGCAGAGATCAAAGACTCTCTGCAGAAGGTCAGGCTTTGGCTTGGAACATTTGACACTGCTGAGGATGCAGCAAGGGCATATGACAATGCTGCTCGAGCCTTGAGAGGTGCCAATGCTAGAACCAACTTTGAATTGCCTGAAGCAACTTCTGGTGATGCTTCTAAGCGTGGTGATGGTGGTGGTTCAACCTTTGTGCCTGATTGCTCTGAACCATTTTCTTTTGAGGATGTCAACGAGCCAGGTGAAGAAGCAGAAGGCCTTCTTGGTGCACTTAAGGCCAAACTGTTTGATGGAAAGAAAGGGAAGTTTCACTTTCCATTTCTTACTAATAGTGCTGCTTCCCCTGTTGTTCATTCTGGTTTGGTTTCGAGATCAACTCAGAATATTTGTTCTGCGGAGAAAGGTTTATTATTACCATCATCACCTAATAAGACTGTCCTCTCAAGTATGAATGGAACTGGAGCCAACCCTTTGCTTGGTGTTACAAGCACTTTAGCAACATCAAACACTTGTGCCAATAGCGTGGTTATCCCAAATCATGATCATGAAGGTTCTGTAGCAAGAAGTTTTAGAGTAGACACTCATCAACTTTGTCAAACGCCACCTGATGCAACATGGTTCAATGAAGTGGCTTATGAATTGCCTTGGCCTACACAATTTATGAGCCAAGTTCCTGATAATAGTAGCCTTATTGCATCCGCAGGCACCTTGGCATGGCCACTTTCTGGGGTAACCGAGTCCACTATTGATATGGCATGCCCAGATCAAGGGTCATCAAGTAGCAACAAAAGTGGCCAAATGATGAATATGGTGAACATGCAGTTACCTCTAGTTGGTGATGCAACTGAAGGGATTTGGACATTGGAGCAGCAACAATTTGTGCAATGTGAGAACAACAGTTGGTTTAGTTATAATGGCTCTTGGGATCCTCTCCTCTATATTCCCTCTGAGCTAGCTTGA
- the LOC137833173 gene encoding WAT1-related protein At3g30340-like: protein MELSVALLLSTYQPNKKYKEGKFSACPHQELWKNCIAEMKSACDEWKPFIVMIASDFSFAVVNVLLKKVLEEGVNHLVFITYRLTIATIFIAPVAYFRERNDRPRLTFRILCYLFCSAIVGASVTQYFVLLGIQYTSATFSCAFINMVPVVTFMMALPFGLETVKIKCKSGRAKILGSLVCIGGALMLTLYKGKPLFHFSHHESAASMTKSSAEKPYSTNTTGRWTIGVIAMVMGTMFWSSWYILQSKISKRYPCQYSSTAIMSFFGAVQAAVICFCTDHNFSIWVLKGKMQIIAFLFSGVVGSGLCFVGMSWCVKKRGPVFTAAFSPLVQIIAAMIDIPVLHEQLHLGSVMGSILVIIGLYIVLWGKSIEMKNRVIKLVQEAEETKEQEAQPQIQQLTVYVHRESCDP from the exons ATGGAGCTCTCTGTGGCATTGCTACTATCAACTTATCagccaaataaaaaatataaggaaGGGAAGTTTTCAGCCTGCCCCCATCAAGAGCTGTGGAAGAATTGCATTGCTGAAATGAAGAGCGCTTGTGATGAATGGAAACCTTTTATAGTAATGATAGCAAGTGATTTTTCTTTTGCGGTAGTGAATGTTCTTCTCAAGAAAGTCCTTGAAGAGGGGGTGAACCATTTGGTTTTTATCACATACCGGTTGACAATTGCTACCATTTTCATAGCCCCAGTCGCCTACTTTAGGGAAAG AAACGACAGACCAAGACTCACATTTCGAATTTTATGTTACCTCTTCTGCAGTGCCATTGTTGG GGCATCAGTCACTCAATACTTTGTCCTTCTGGGGATCCAATATACTTCTGCTACCTTCTCTTGTGCTTTCATCAACATGGTGCCAGTGGTCACATTCATGATGGCGTTACCTTTTGG ATTAGAGACTGTGAAAATCAAATGCAAGAGTGGGAGAGCTAAGATTCTTGGTTCATTGGTGTGCATAGGTGGTGCATTGATGTTGACACTTTACAAAGGAAAGCCACTGTTTCATTTTTCTCACCACGAATCCGCAGCTTCTATGACCAAGAGTTCTGCAGAGAAGCCATATTCTACAAACACAACGGGGAGATGGACTATTGGTGTGATAGCCATGGTTATGGGGACTATGTTTTGGTCTTCTTGGTATATTTTACAGTCAAAAATAAGCAAGAGATATCCATGCCAGTATTCTAGCACAGCCATCATGAGCTTCTTTGGAGCCGTTCAAGCAGCTGTTATTTGCTTTTGCACTGACCACAACTTCTCCATTTGGGTTCTCAAGGGAAAGATGCAAATAattgcttttctattttct GGGGTGGTAGGATCAGGTTTGTGTTTTGTGGGAATGTCATGGTGTGTGAAGAAGAGGGGTCCTGTCTTTACTGCAGCATTCAGTCCTCTAGTTCAGATAATAGCAGCAATGATTGATATCCCTGTCTTGCACGAACAGCTCCATCTTGGAAG TGTGATGGGATCCATCTTAGTGATTATTGGATTATACATTGTTCTATGGGGTAAGAGCATCGAAATGAAGAATCGTGTGATAAAGTTAGTCCAAGAAGCTGAAGAAACCAAGGAACAAGAGGCGCAGCCTCAAATACAACAGTTGACAGTGTATGTTCACAGAGAATCGTGTGATCCATAG
- the LOC137832474 gene encoding target of rapamycin complex subunit LST8 produces MSQPTVILATASYDHSIRFWEAKSGRCYRTIQYPDSQVNRLEITPDKRYLAAAGNPHIRLFDVNSNSPQPVMSYDSHTNNVMAVGFQCDGNWMYSGSEDGTVKIWDLRAPGCQREYESRAAVNTVVLHPNQTELISGDQNGNIRVWDLTANSCSCELVPEVDTAVRSLTVMWDGSLVVAANNHGTCYVWRLLRGTQTMTNFEPLHKLQAHKGYILKCLLSPEFCEPHRYLATASSDHTVKIWNVDGFTLEKTLIGHQRWVWDCVFSVDGAYLITASSDTTARLWSMSTGEDIKVYQGHHKATICCALHDGAEPATS; encoded by the exons ATGAGCCAACCAACCGTAATACTTGCAACTGCGAGCTATGATCACAGCATTCGTTTTTGGGAGGCTAAGAGTGGCCGCTGCTACCGCACCATTCAATATCCTGATTCG CAAGTAAACCGGCTGGAGATAACTCCTGATAAACGCTACTTGGCTGCAGCTGGTAATCCTCACATACGATTGTTTGATGTTAACTCAAATAGTCCCCAACCG GTAATGAGCTATGATTCACATACCAATAATGTTATGGCAGTTGGGTTTCAATGTGATGGTAATTGGATGTATTCTGGTTCAGAGGATGGAACTGTTAAGATCTGGGATTTGAG GGCGCCAGGTTGTCAAAGGGAATATGAAAGTCGTGCAGCTGTAAACACTGTTGTGCTACACCCAAATCAG ACGGAACTAATATCTGGTGACCAAAATGGCAATATCCGTGTGTGGGATTTGACAGCAAATTCATGCAGTTGTGAATTG GTGCCAGAGGTGGATACAGCTGTACGCTCTTTAACGGTAATGTGGGATGGGAGCTTGGTAGTTGCAGCAAATAATCATGGGACATGTTATGTGTGGCGCTTGTTGCGAGGAACTCAG ACAATGACAAACTTTGAGCCTCTTCACAAGCTACAAGCACACAAGGGATACATCCTCAAATGTCTTTTATCACCCGAATTCTGTGAACCCCACAG GTACTTGGCAACTGCATCTTCTGATCATACTGTGAAAATATGGAATGTTGATGGTTTTACACTAGAAAAAACTCTTATAG GTCATCAACGCTGGGTGTGGGACTGTGTCTTCTCTGTTGATGGTGCCTATCTTATTACAG CTTCCTCTGATACAACTGCTAGACTCTGGTCTATGTCAACTGGTGAAGATATTAAAGTTTACCAAGGACATCATAAAGCTACAATTTGTTGCGCTCTACACGATGGGGCTGAACCCGCAACATCCTGA
- the LOC137832466 gene encoding uncharacterized protein produces MPSESPPTRSSQSPPAEADKHKSLDTEIRKMVSAITHRVTDLSHSGSSHHSEKEDENDTRIITLAGTNDGATLRSELDEKSGKTSVGESESLTTFINSNFQAFNNSIMYGGSYHANDPGVHLNISDFIHQPQPPQTHHQKAENPSEKKGKKKEKEASKSDHQFRF; encoded by the coding sequence ATGCCTTCAGAATCACCACCAACCAGGTCAAGCCAATCTCCTCCTGCTGAAGCCGACAAACACAAAAGTTTGGACACAGAAATTCGAAAGATGGTGTCTGCAATCACTCATCGTGTCACTGATCTTAGCCACTCAGGCTCCTCCCACCATTCGGAGAAGGAGGATGAAAATGACACCAGAATCATTACCCTTGCAGGAACCAACGATGGAGCAACACTGCGAAGTGAATTGGATGAAAAATCAGGCAAAACTAGTGTTGGTGAGTCTGAATCATTGACCACCTTTATCAACAGCAACTTCCAAGCCTTCAACAACTCCATCATGTATGGGGGTAGCTACCATGCCAATGACCCTGGTGTGCATCTCAATATCTCAGATTTCATTCATCAACCTCAACCTCCTCAAACCCACCACCAAAAGGCTGAGAACCCTTCTGAGAAGAAGggaaagaagaaagagaaagaagctTCCAAAAGTGACCATCAATTTCGCTTTTAA